Proteins from a single region of Aerococcus viridans:
- a CDS encoding CBS domain-containing protein, whose translation MKIKQYMSKDVITVSPETSVTEAVAKMESHQIHNLPVTRKGQFVGLITQDIIDAKSASDATSLSVYELNYILSQADVEKFMDKKVATATTEWMVEEAAEYMRANNLRVLPIVDENKTVQGIVTYKDIFKALIDLSGYTPGDKGSRIVVKVVEDRVGVLSEITKVLADASVSVSHIFVNDEDGIEITIQVHTGQGDNAKAAIETAGYEVVTL comes from the coding sequence ATGAAAATCAAACAATATATGAGTAAAGATGTGATCACTGTTTCACCGGAGACTTCTGTAACAGAAGCTGTGGCTAAAATGGAAAGTCACCAGATTCATAATCTGCCAGTTACAAGGAAAGGTCAATTTGTTGGGTTAATTACACAAGACATTATTGATGCAAAATCTGCTTCAGACGCGACAAGTCTAAGTGTTTACGAATTAAACTACATTCTTTCTCAAGCTGATGTTGAAAAATTCATGGACAAGAAAGTAGCAACTGCCACTACTGAGTGGATGGTAGAAGAAGCAGCGGAATATATGCGTGCGAATAACCTACGCGTTTTACCAATTGTTGATGAAAATAAAACAGTTCAAGGGATCGTAACTTATAAAGATATCTTCAAAGCCTTAATTGACTTATCTGGTTATACACCAGGTGATAAAGGTAGCCGTATCGTCGTAAAAGTTGTCGAAGATAGAGTAGGGGTCCTTTCAGAAATTACTAAAGTCCTTGCTGACGCGAGTGTAAGTGTATCGCATATCTTTGTGAATGACGAAGATGGTATTGAAATTACAATTCAAGTTCATACTGGTCAAGGTGACAATGCTAAAGCAGCTATTGAAACTGCTGGTTATGAAGTTGTCACACTATAA
- a CDS encoding zinc ribbon domain-containing protein has translation MICPNCQSTIPTDTKICPNCDYIFTHRDPDDDFHDTIDIPAASYADTIYDKDDQFEAYKEHQTSTIQNAAYAGDNTDSYDSKDDNKDEKKAKKPLFSFGKNNKKTKATDNGGPSRRQNKQDGNRLTSYIAYLLSYIKKPIQSPTTNELNKNPNHGITSLLLLAILNTVSITSLANYLVSHYEWFADLSVLPNLNFEFVAWRFGLKTFVFLIISLWLLPAMIHLFNRNNESEKMSNNVWLTHFFGMNSISVIVAIVCFLSSLLAPLIFMIFVLLLTLMQIALLIITMTIHFLQSGNVNKSKAFYSILGVLLLFFLAVIFLVGLIY, from the coding sequence ATGATATGTCCAAACTGTCAGTCGACAATTCCAACAGATACAAAAATTTGTCCAAATTGTGACTATATTTTTACCCATCGTGACCCGGATGACGACTTTCATGATACGATTGATATTCCCGCAGCTTCATATGCGGATACAATATATGATAAAGACGACCAATTTGAGGCTTATAAAGAGCACCAAACCTCTACAATTCAAAACGCAGCTTATGCGGGTGACAATACCGACTCTTATGATAGCAAAGATGATAATAAAGACGAGAAGAAAGCTAAGAAGCCATTATTTTCTTTTGGCAAAAACAATAAAAAGACAAAAGCTACTGATAATGGTGGCCCTAGTCGCCGTCAAAACAAACAAGATGGCAACCGTCTCACTTCTTACATAGCTTATCTTTTGTCTTATATCAAAAAACCAATACAATCACCTACCACTAACGAATTAAATAAGAATCCAAACCACGGTATCACAAGCTTATTGCTACTTGCAATCTTAAATACTGTATCTATTACTTCCCTTGCAAATTACCTCGTTTCTCATTACGAATGGTTTGCTGATTTATCTGTCTTACCAAACTTGAATTTCGAATTTGTTGCTTGGCGCTTTGGTTTGAAAACATTCGTCTTTCTCATTATTAGCCTGTGGTTATTACCAGCAATGATTCACCTGTTCAATCGGAATAATGAATCCGAAAAAATGAGTAACAATGTATGGCTGACCCATTTCTTTGGTATGAATAGTATCTCAGTAATTGTCGCTATCGTTTGTTTCTTAAGCTCATTACTAGCGCCATTGATTTTTATGATTTTTGTGCTATTATTGACTTTAATGCAAATTGCTTTATTGATCATTACCATGACGATACATTTCTTGCAATCAGGTAATGTCAACAAATCAAAAGCCTTCTATAGTATTTTGGGTGTTTTACTACTATTCTTCTTAGCAGTCATTTTCTTAGTTGGTTTAATCTATTAA